A genomic stretch from Erigeron canadensis isolate Cc75 chromosome 9, C_canadensis_v1, whole genome shotgun sequence includes:
- the LOC122582493 gene encoding transcription factor LUX-like, producing MAEEVRLTGGPGVDVDERVSEWELGLPNFADLTPLSQSLISAEMLSAFSITPEPYRNMSDVNRASQDTLSDIRGDNLNSISTNNNDNNNNNKGNESVVDLTDSRKSRRVSYDVDGDGDAVEEIDNESGMVTDKAEPASKRQRLVWTAQLHKRFIEVVGHLGIKNAVPKTIMNLMNVEGLSRENVASHLQKYRLYLKRMQGSSSSVSNHQEQQQHMQFPASQMVNYRGLEGNAYPYNIMPMQHRDWSGSGYQHTKR from the coding sequence ATGGCAGAGGAAGTAAGACTTACCGGTGGCCCTGGCGTTGACGTTGATGAACGAGTATCTGAGTGGGAGCTAGGGTTACCGAACTTCGCCGATTTGACGCCGTTATCACAGTCGTTGATCTCGGCGGAGATGTTATCGGCGTTCAGTATTACGCCGGAACCCTACCGGAATATGTCTGACGTCAATCGTGCTTCTCAAGATACACTTTCTGATATCCGAGGTGATAATTTAAATTCAATTAGtactaataataatgataataataataataataaaggaaaTGAAAGTGTGGTGGATCTAACTGATTCTCGGAAATCACGGAGAGTTAGTTACGACGTTGACGGTGACGGTGACGCGGTGGAGGAAATCGATAATGAGTCAGGTATGGTGACAGATAAGGCGGAGCCGGCATCAAAACGACAGCGTTTAGTGTGGACAGCGCAATTGCATAAGCGATTTATAGAAGTGGTTGGACATTTAGGGATAAAAAATGCGGTTCCGAAAACAATTATGAATTTAATgaatgttgaaggattaagtagAGAAAATGTTGCTAGtcatttacaaaaatatagattGTATTTGAAAAGGATGCAAGGCTCGTCGTCTTCGGTTTCGAATCATCAGGAGCAGCAGCAGCATATGCAGTTTCCGGCTTCACAGATGGTTAATTATCGCGGTCTTGAGGGGAATGCGTATCCGTATAATATTATGCCTATGCAACATAGGGATTGGTCTGGTTCGGGTTATCAGCATACAAAACGATAA
- the LOC122581755 gene encoding protein starmaker, whose protein sequence is MPLIPVYRNKEPCFCEFLTMAQPDDTRRTTTTDALNIPRPQNSSGSKSSSTQTSPHSWQGGSSNRSSNSSPKPRKSHDHDDHGNHHNKKSVFTKVKEKARKLKKSLSGRRRREENDLHTSTPPSSSGPVEDDENDHSEYFGSPLYEPTVDQHLTKQQHEETIEGSSEKPDMSKDGPPSLCSTDATPTDLTISTRQNTETSNLDAKKPESTLEEKENTRSSSQSVKEYLMHKFEPGDDERALSQKITQTISPKYERMKDTMQSLLRSEEPSESTSKTSNSGLDISPSRSSMESNSLSNHPNLSNSDFSNASNISQCSASSSATGVKDENCQKVLHS, encoded by the exons ATGCCCTTGATACCGGTGTATAG AAACAAAGAGCCATGCTTTTGTGAATTCTTGACAATGGCTCAACCAGATGATACACGAAGAACGACAACCACAGACGCTTTAAATATTCCAAGACCCCAAAACTCGTCAGGATCGAAAAGTTCAAGCACCCAAACTTCCCCGCACAGTTGGCAAG GTGGATCCTCAAATCGGTCATCAAATTCTTCACCCAAGCCAAGAAAGAGCCATGATCATGACGACCATGGAAACCACCATAACAAGAAATCAGTGTTCACGAAGGTGAAAGAGAAGGCCAGAAAGTTGAAAAAATCCTTAAGTGGGAGAAGGCGTCGGGAGGAGAATGATTTGCATACTTCGACTCCTCCAAGCAGTTCTGGCCCAGTGGAGGATGATGAAAATGACCACTCCGAATACTTTGGTTCCCCAT TGTATGAACCTACAGTGGATCAACATTTGACAAAACAGCAGCATGAAGAAACAATTGAAGGGTCCTCCGAGAAGCCTGATATGTCAAAAGATGGGCCACCCTCATTATGTTCTACTGATGCAACACCCACAGACCTCACTATCTCTACTCGTCAAAACACAGAAACTTCAAATCTAGATGCTAAAAAACCCGAGAGTACTTTAGAAGAGAAAGAGAACACGAGGAGCAGCTCGCAATCAGTGAAGGAATACTTGATGCATAAGTTTGAACCAGGAGACGATGAACGAGCCCTTTCTCAGAAAATCACGCAGACAATAAGTCCTAAGTATGAAAGAATGAAAGACACTATGCAGTCGTTATTAAGAAGCGAAGAACCTTCTGAGTCGACAAGTAAAACTTCAAACTCTGGACTTGATATTTCGCCTTCTAGATCCTCAATGGAATCAAACTCCTTGAGCAATCATCCTAATCTGAGCAATTCAGATTTTTCTAATGCTTCAAATATAAGCCAGTGCTCAGCATCGTCTTCTGCTACAG GTGTAAAAGATGAGAATTGTCAAAAGGTTCTCCACAGCTAA
- the LOC122581753 gene encoding protein TOC75-3, chloroplastic: protein MASIAFGTGQYFTLRQPRHRQAFTNPPSSASLTTTTTTKTFRCEQISSQIPKKPSHRQNSKSPLFSLKNLAISAAAGVLFHAAYKNPGFLGGGNGGGGGGAGGGGGGGGGGGGGGWWKRWLSPAANADENQSPEWDSHGLPADIMVQLNKLSGFKKYKVSELVFLDKVKSLIVGSDDSFFEMVSIKAGGVYTKAQLQKELETLATCGMFEKVDLEAKTNADGTIGLTVSFTESTWEEADHFRCINVGLMQQSKAVDVEENMTEKEKVDYMRNQERDYRRRMEKARPCMLPKAVHGEILQILGQGNVSARMLQNIRDRVQKWYHDEGYACAQVVNFGNLNTNEVVCEVVEGDITRVVIQFQDKLGNVCEGNTQVGVVKRELPKQLQKGNVFNIEAGKQALRNINSLSLFSNIEVNPRPDEKNEGGIIVEIKLKELEQKSAEVSTEWSIVPGRGGRPTLASLQPGGTVSFEHRNIKGLNRSLLGSVTTSSFINPQDDLAFKLEYVHPYLDGVSNSRNRTLRTSVFNSRKLSPVFTGGPGVDEVPPIWVDRAGIKTNITENFTRQSKFTYGVVMEEITTRDESSHISANGQRVLPSGGISADGPPTTLSGTGVDRMVFGQANITRDNTKFVNGAIVGERNVFQLDQGLGIGSKFPFFNRHQLTMTKFIQLKEVEEGAGKPPPPVLVLHGHYGGCVGDLPSYDAFTLGGPYSVRGYNMGEIGAARNILELAAEIRIPVRNTHVYAFAEHGNDLGSSKDVKGNPTEVYRRMGQGSSYGVGAKLGLVRAEYAIDHNSGTGALFFRFGERF, encoded by the exons ATGGCGTCAATCGCCTTCGGCACCGGCCAATATTTCACTCTCCGTCAACCTCGACACCGTCAAGCCTTCACAAATCCCCCGTCTTCCGCTTctctcaccaccaccaccaccacaaaaacATTTCGCTGCGAACAAATTTCATCTCAAATCCCTAAAAAACCCTCACACCGTCAAAACTCAAAATCGCCGTTATTTTCCCTCAAAAATCTCGCTATCTCCGCCGCCGCCGGTGTTTTGTTCCACGCCGCGTATAAAAACCCTGGCTTTCTAGGCGGAGGTAacggcggtggtggcggcggcgccGGAGGCGGCGGaggtggtggaggtggaggtggtggtggagggTGGTGGAAACGGTGGCTGTCTCCGGCGGCTAATGCCGATGAGAATCAATCGCCGGAATGGGATTCACATGGATTGCCGGCTGATATAATGGTGCAGTTAAATAAATTAAGTGGATTTAAGAAATATAAAGTGTCTGAACTTGTGTTTTTAGATAAAGTAAAATCTTTAATTGTTGGTTCTGATGATTCATTTTTCGAAATGGTTTCGATTAAGGCGGGTGGGGTTTACACAAAGGCTCAGTTACAAAAAGAGCTAGAGACTTTAGCTACTTGTGGAATGTTTGAAAAAGTCGATTTAGAGGCGAAAACTAATGCAGATGGAACTATTGGACTAACTGTTTCATTTACTGAGTCAACTTGGGAAGAAGCTGATCATTTCAGGTGTATAAATGTTGGTCTAATGCAACAATCGAAAGCGGTTGACGTCGAAGAGAATATGACTGAGAAGGAAAAGGTTGATTATATGAGGAACCAAGAAAGGGACTATAGGAGACGGATGGAAAAGGCGAGGCCTTGTATGTTGCCGAAAGCGGTTCATGGGGAGATACTGCAGATATTAGGACAAGGGAATGTGAGTGCTAGGATGTTGCAGAATATTAGAGATAGGGTTCAGAAGTGGTACCATGATGAAGGGTATGCTTGTGCTCAGGTTGTGAATTTCGGGAATTTGAATACGAATGAAGTCGTTTGTGAGGTTGTGGAAGGGGATATTACTAGAGTTGTTATTCAGTTTCAAGATAAACTTGGGAATGTGTGTGAAGGGAATACTCAAGTTGGTGTAGTGAAGAGGGAATTGCCTAAGCAG CTTCAAAAGGGTAATGTTTTCAACATTGAAGCTGGGAAGCAAGCATTGCGTAACATCAATTCTCTGtctttattttcaaatattGAAGTCAATCCACGCCCAGATGAGAAAAATGAGGGAGGTATCATCGTAGAGATCAAACTTAAAGAGTTGGAACAAAAATCAGCTGAAGTCAGTACTGAATGGAGCATTGTTCCTGGACGGGGAGGCCGTCCTACTTTG GCTTCGCTTCAACCTGGTGGAACTGTTTCCTTTGAGCACCGAAACATCAAGGGGCTCAACAGATCCCTTCTTGGTTCTGTGACTACAAGTAGCTTTATTAACCCTCAG GATGATCTTGCATTTAAGCTTGAGTATGTGCATCCTTACTTGGATGGTGTATCAAATTCACGAAACCGCACTTTGCGTACAAGTGTCTTTAACAGCAGAAAGCTCAGTCCAGTCTTCACAGGTGGACCAGGGGTGGATGAAGTTCCCCCAATATGGGTTGACAGAGCGGGCATCAAAACTAATATTACCGAG AATTTCACCCGTCAAAGCAAGTTTACGTATGGGGTTGTAATGGAAGAGATAACAACACGTGATGAAAGTAGTCATATTTCTGCAAATGGTCAAAGGGTTTTGCCAAGCGGTGGTATTAGTGCAGATGGCCCCCCAACAACGCTTAGTGGCACTGGTGTAGACCGTATGGTATTTGGACAAGCAAATATTACACGAGACAATACCAAATTTGTAAATGGAGCAATTGTTGGGGAGAGGAATGTGTTTCAG CTTGATCAAGGTTTGGGCATTGGCAGCAAATTTCCTTTTTTCAATCGTCACCAGCTAACAATGACAAAATTCATCCAACTCAAAGAAGTTGAAGAAGGTGCTGGCAAACCTCCACCACCTGTGCTTGTTCTTCATGGTCATTATGGTGGATGTGTTGGAGACCTTCCTAGCTACGATGCCTTCACTCTCGGGGGACCTTACTCTGTGAGAGGTTACAACATGGGAGAAATTGGTGCTGCCAGAAACATACTCGAG CTTGCTGCGGAAATACGTATTCCGGTGCGAAATACTCATGTATACGCGTTTGCCGAGCATGGAAACGACTTGGGGAGTTCAAAGGATGTAAAGGGAAACCCAACTGAAGTCTACCGACGAATGGGACAAGGCTCTTCCTATGGTGTTGGTGCAAAACTTGGTTTGGTACGAGCTGAGTATGCAATTGATCACAACTCGGGGACTGGTGCCTTATTCTTCAGGTTTGGAGAGAGGTTTTGA